The following proteins come from a genomic window of Brevibacillus antibioticus:
- a CDS encoding DUF4261 domain-containing protein, translated as MPKGMYSQGVAVLLSTAVPIHKIADMLKDQFEIANIMETFDQWVFSGPSLLIPYRPEVNGYIQVDVVDKPWPDSMGDPTEDTMLFGAWSMGFFGPFTFPNSLERATQQSWGYPEGRQAASEHGAFIRIRSSFVLGESDDQAPVVPEDYEALPELMTVTAIAESLLKMPEALCFFNPNGECLASAELMQELNQRYEEIQLLPLELWSNVRLFNLPEGWLLMDTVGMQQLDAIDHEAVFNGDAYDPNEVASFLRNISNYVYENGPVINDGDTTDGPGEEIWKCVLLEEGLASPPRDVLRWYPLDGREKPAGLE; from the coding sequence ATGCCAAAAGGTATGTATTCGCAAGGAGTTGCCGTCCTGTTGTCAACGGCGGTTCCGATTCACAAAATAGCAGACATGCTCAAGGATCAATTCGAAATTGCCAACATCATGGAAACGTTTGACCAATGGGTGTTCAGCGGCCCTAGCTTGCTTATTCCTTATCGTCCTGAGGTAAACGGATATATTCAGGTCGATGTCGTCGATAAGCCTTGGCCGGATAGTATGGGAGACCCGACAGAAGATACGATGCTGTTTGGTGCTTGGTCGATGGGCTTTTTCGGTCCGTTTACGTTCCCGAATAGCCTGGAGCGGGCAACTCAGCAGTCATGGGGATATCCCGAAGGGCGGCAAGCTGCATCCGAGCACGGAGCGTTTATCCGTATCCGCTCTTCTTTCGTGTTGGGCGAGTCGGACGATCAGGCTCCTGTAGTACCTGAGGATTATGAAGCACTCCCGGAGTTGATGACTGTCACTGCCATTGCTGAGTCGCTGTTGAAAATGCCAGAAGCCCTTTGCTTTTTTAATCCGAATGGGGAGTGCCTCGCGTCTGCCGAGCTGATGCAAGAGCTGAATCAACGCTATGAGGAAATACAGCTCCTTCCGCTGGAGCTGTGGTCCAATGTCCGGTTGTTCAATCTTCCAGAAGGATGGCTCTTGATGGATACAGTCGGCATGCAGCAGTTGGATGCGATCGATCATGAGGCGGTATTTAATGGGGATGCCTACGATCCAAATGAGGTCGCGAGTTTCCTGCGGAATATCTCGAACTATGTATACGAGAATGGTCCTGTTATCAATGACGGAGATACAACGGATGGGCCGGGTGAAGAAATTTGGAAGTGTGTCTTGTTGGAGGAAGGGTTGGCAAGCCCTCCGCGTGATGTGCTTCGCTGGTATCCATTAGATGGAAGGGAAAAGCCTGCGGGATTGGAATAA
- a CDS encoding YkvI family membrane protein, whose amino-acid sequence MKLWGKSIQVAATYIGTVVGAGFASGQEILAFFTAYGHAGTIGILLATSLFVWLGYKMMLIAHHLRTPSYESFNQKLFGPMIGRTMNILVFLTLFGVTTVMLAGAGSVLEEQFDIPYLVGTTATVLFALLILRKGLEQLLVVNAIVVPSMVLFALLILLDGTAESPMPLSTPSDYSFLWKTVLYVSFNLAMAQSVLIPIGYAIRDKVVLFRAAVIGGVVLGFMLLVVHTAMLANWDDVRLMNIPILFVTDQWNEWLQLFFVFVLYSEIFTTLISNVFGIGQQLRELLDVPETQLYLYLFSSAFVLCLIGYSQLLMFLYPLFGYLGLSTLCRISLPGNVIRKRF is encoded by the coding sequence ATGAAGTTGTGGGGAAAAAGTATCCAGGTCGCAGCAACGTACATTGGAACCGTCGTGGGCGCCGGGTTTGCGAGCGGTCAAGAAATACTCGCGTTTTTCACCGCCTACGGCCATGCCGGAACAATCGGCATCCTGCTCGCAACATCTCTTTTTGTTTGGCTGGGCTACAAGATGATGCTAATCGCTCATCATTTGCGCACACCCTCCTATGAATCGTTTAATCAAAAACTGTTTGGACCGATGATCGGTCGTACGATGAATATTTTGGTCTTTCTCACCCTTTTTGGCGTCACGACTGTCATGTTGGCAGGAGCGGGCTCAGTCTTGGAGGAGCAGTTTGACATTCCGTATTTGGTCGGAACCACAGCCACCGTTTTGTTCGCCCTGTTGATTTTACGAAAAGGGTTGGAGCAGCTACTCGTCGTGAATGCGATTGTCGTTCCGTCCATGGTATTGTTCGCTTTGCTCATTTTGCTGGATGGCACCGCAGAATCTCCCATGCCTCTCTCGACCCCATCCGATTACTCCTTCTTATGGAAAACCGTCTTATACGTGTCCTTTAATCTAGCCATGGCCCAATCCGTTCTCATCCCGATCGGCTATGCGATCCGCGACAAGGTTGTTTTGTTTCGGGCAGCCGTCATTGGCGGGGTCGTACTTGGATTCATGCTCCTCGTCGTCCACACTGCCATGTTGGCCAACTGGGACGATGTCCGTCTCATGAATATCCCGATCCTTTTTGTAACAGACCAATGGAACGAGTGGCTCCAGCTGTTCTTTGTTTTCGTGCTCTATTCTGAGATTTTTACCACACTGATTTCCAACGTGTTCGGGATTGGTCAGCAGCTGCGTGAATTATTGGATGTTCCGGAAACGCAGCTATACTTGTATTTGTTTTCTAGTGCTTTCGTATTGTGCCTGATTGGGTATAGTCAGTTGCTCATGTTTTTGTATCCGCTGTTTGGGTATTTGGGGTTGTCTACGCTCTGTCGGATCTCGCTTCCAGGGAATGTAATCAGAAAGCGGTTTTGA
- a CDS encoding AAA family ATPase, with product MNSTTPIQRKMDQAIELLERRFLERSELIRLLMLGIMSGENALLVGPPGTAKSQLARSVSQLFGSEHWFEYLLTRFTTPDEIFGPVSLQQLKLDQYVRKTAGYLPNAQFAFLDEIFKANSAILNALLSILNERIYFNGREKEEVPLQFLIAASNELPDDDDQLTALYDRFLFRYEVHYLKHAASYERMFSLPTTSLPVVFSLYDVKDIQAAAKQVVIPETIIYFLYRLKQDLEAREYVLSDRRWSKIAHVWRTSAALHGREQVTIWDTVFTPHMLWNVPEDLTVMQEAFEQQFTEMLKNDMENELPLQRFGQIADKWKEKESELHAFQFKKEVGAKLGKEAMERNVRLLEESRDEVEDTARDLRNRLIQWEKREHDLHAYVLEKNRLIPYAEKYAVKYSYLRIEGERILQQLHRTYQTIFDKEIPGADYDFTL from the coding sequence ATGAATTCGACTACACCCATCCAACGTAAAATGGACCAGGCAATTGAGCTTTTGGAGCGCCGATTCCTGGAAAGAAGTGAACTGATTCGCCTTTTAATGCTCGGCATCATGAGCGGGGAAAATGCTTTATTAGTCGGTCCGCCGGGTACAGCCAAATCTCAGCTAGCACGATCAGTCTCTCAGCTTTTTGGATCGGAACATTGGTTCGAGTATTTGCTTACCCGTTTTACGACGCCTGATGAGATATTCGGTCCAGTATCTCTTCAGCAATTGAAATTGGACCAATACGTACGAAAGACAGCAGGCTATTTGCCCAACGCTCAATTTGCGTTTTTGGACGAAATTTTCAAAGCGAACAGCGCGATTCTGAATGCGCTGCTTTCTATATTAAACGAGCGAATTTATTTCAATGGCAGAGAAAAAGAGGAGGTTCCGTTGCAGTTTTTAATTGCTGCTTCGAATGAACTTCCGGATGACGATGATCAATTGACTGCTCTTTATGACCGCTTCCTGTTTCGCTATGAGGTTCACTATTTGAAGCATGCTGCAAGCTATGAACGCATGTTTTCATTGCCAACGACGTCTCTTCCTGTTGTGTTCTCTCTATACGACGTGAAGGATATTCAAGCGGCAGCGAAGCAAGTGGTCATTCCAGAAACCATTATTTATTTCTTGTACCGCCTAAAACAAGACTTGGAAGCAAGAGAGTATGTGCTCTCCGACCGTCGCTGGAGCAAAATAGCTCATGTATGGCGTACTTCTGCTGCCTTGCATGGGCGTGAGCAAGTGACGATCTGGGACACGGTTTTCACTCCGCATATGCTGTGGAATGTTCCTGAGGACTTGACGGTCATGCAAGAAGCGTTTGAACAACAATTTACGGAAATGCTGAAGAATGATATGGAGAATGAATTGCCACTCCAACGCTTCGGACAAATTGCGGATAAATGGAAGGAAAAAGAATCCGAGCTGCATGCTTTCCAGTTTAAAAAGGAAGTGGGCGCAAAGCTCGGCAAGGAAGCGATGGAGCGCAATGTCCGGTTGTTAGAGGAGAGTCGCGATGAGGTAGAAGACACGGCGCGAGATTTGCGTAATCGTCTCATTCAGTGGGAGAAGCGGGAGCATGATCTGCATGCCTATGTCCTGGAAAAAAACCGTTTGATTCCCTATGCAGAAAAATACGCGGTCAAATATTCGTACCTGCGCATTGAAGGCGAACGGATTTTGCAGCAACTCCATCGCACGTATCAGACGATTTTTGACAAGGAAATCCCCGGAGCGGATTATGATTTTACGTTGTAG
- a CDS encoding VWA domain-containing protein encodes MIIRASGVDRYVFETYLASSRTAQEWVHEARARAAWFNLELLADFFLVFYLEKPEIDLTQESTPFHHWMIRTLMKQYFTRMIHPRTVGQESASFKTAIKALLWLTETFSEEVKQREKDQRPSPLLTGLKDQQGQEGSQQAQLSELLTEKQKAKLELVGYTLQQGKRVVEDKQEAMDTKPLVRAEVVSLQNRITELQEEMKVHFTKRTKLLQKVKKLESDLAQREKQLDRLQKQEKEAIAAFEKELGQWLEQSLKATLSTEELDTLFVEEVFAASQRFANRSWGHELGKLRRQSFEQYLKWIEKLKRHPDLVAFLSEVGRQVHRFRVKRKEIRSRHFPEEYYDLRQSSDIAHMLPGEAVLLADPDFENYFMLKWLDQKLMTYDTAGWVEEPPKGPVICMLDTSHSMRGSKLRLAQIFLMTFAALSMLEKRDFILLLFGAKGEIREQPLYHKKPDWAAFYGLAQMAFGGGTHFDAPMKRAIELVEKEQAWRGADFVMVTDGIGGISPYVQEKLISLGQHKQVRLHSLIVGSARQHLVQAYNLLGVSHRVKFATSWEADGEENTGLLLDVFQTAK; translated from the coding sequence ATGATCATTCGCGCTAGTGGTGTTGATCGTTATGTATTTGAAACATACCTCGCCTCTTCGCGCACGGCTCAGGAATGGGTTCATGAAGCGCGGGCACGAGCAGCATGGTTTAATTTGGAGCTCTTGGCCGATTTTTTCCTCGTCTTTTATTTGGAAAAGCCAGAGATCGATCTGACGCAAGAATCCACTCCTTTTCATCATTGGATGATTCGTACGCTCATGAAGCAGTATTTTACACGCATGATTCATCCGCGGACAGTCGGGCAGGAAAGTGCGTCGTTCAAAACCGCAATCAAGGCCTTGCTGTGGCTGACAGAGACGTTTTCTGAGGAAGTGAAGCAGCGGGAGAAGGATCAACGGCCCTCTCCGCTCTTAACTGGCTTGAAAGACCAGCAAGGCCAGGAGGGAAGTCAACAAGCACAGCTTTCCGAGCTGCTGACAGAAAAACAAAAGGCCAAGCTTGAGTTAGTTGGTTATACGCTTCAACAGGGGAAGCGGGTCGTGGAAGACAAGCAAGAGGCTATGGACACTAAGCCGTTAGTGAGGGCAGAGGTAGTATCTTTGCAAAATCGGATAACGGAACTGCAAGAAGAAATGAAAGTCCACTTCACGAAACGGACCAAGCTCCTGCAAAAGGTCAAAAAACTGGAGAGTGACCTCGCTCAGAGGGAAAAGCAGCTAGATCGACTGCAAAAGCAAGAGAAAGAAGCGATCGCCGCTTTTGAAAAAGAGCTGGGACAATGGCTGGAGCAATCGTTAAAGGCGACGCTATCCACTGAAGAACTCGATACGCTTTTTGTTGAAGAGGTATTTGCGGCCAGTCAGCGTTTTGCTAACCGAAGCTGGGGCCATGAGCTAGGTAAGCTGCGCAGGCAAAGCTTTGAGCAGTATTTGAAATGGATTGAGAAATTGAAGCGCCATCCCGACCTAGTCGCTTTTCTGAGCGAGGTAGGTAGGCAAGTACATCGCTTCCGTGTAAAGCGCAAAGAAATTCGCTCCAGGCATTTTCCTGAGGAATACTATGATTTGCGGCAATCGAGCGATATTGCACACATGCTGCCTGGTGAAGCTGTGCTTCTCGCTGATCCGGACTTCGAGAACTACTTCATGCTCAAATGGCTGGATCAAAAGCTCATGACCTACGATACTGCGGGATGGGTAGAAGAACCGCCAAAAGGTCCGGTGATCTGCATGCTGGACACATCCCATTCGATGCGCGGAAGTAAGCTGCGGCTTGCGCAAATCTTCCTCATGACGTTTGCCGCCCTGTCGATGCTGGAAAAGCGTGATTTTATCCTCCTCTTGTTCGGGGCAAAAGGCGAAATTAGAGAGCAACCGCTCTATCACAAAAAGCCAGATTGGGCTGCCTTTTACGGCCTGGCGCAAATGGCATTTGGCGGTGGGACTCACTTCGACGCCCCGATGAAGCGAGCTATTGAGCTGGTGGAAAAGGAACAAGCGTGGCGTGGTGCAGATTTTGTCATGGTAACGGATGGAATTGGGGGCATTTCTCCTTATGTCCAAGAAAAACTAATCTCTTTGGGCCAGCATAAACAAGTTCGCTTGCACAGCTTGATTGTGGGTTCTGCGAGGCAGCATCTTGTTCAAGCGTATAATTTGCTGGGCGTTTCTCACCGTGTCAAATTTGCGACGAGCTGGGAAGCGGATGGGGAGGAGAATACAGGGCTACTCCTGGATGTATTTCAAACAGCTAAATAA
- a CDS encoding MarR family transcriptional regulator, whose translation MKELIKLAKLIRGANVLFSNIAQKELETNEINWQQVLILEILGNGPKTMGDISKAVDLSNSTTSGLISRLEEENLVRRFRDQTDRRIVWVSLTERLCSA comes from the coding sequence ATGAAGGAACTAATAAAGTTGGCCAAGCTTATACGAGGAGCTAATGTCTTGTTTTCAAATATTGCACAAAAAGAGCTGGAGACAAATGAAATCAATTGGCAACAAGTATTGATTCTCGAAATTCTTGGAAATGGGCCAAAAACAATGGGGGACATCAGCAAGGCTGTCGATTTGTCAAACAGCACAACTTCAGGCTTGATTAGTAGGCTTGAGGAGGAAAATTTGGTACGAAGATTCCGAGACCAAACGGATCGCCGAATCGTGTGGGTTTCACTGACGGAGAGATTATGCAGTGCATAA
- a CDS encoding 5'-3' exonuclease: MSNSGKVLLIDGMSFLFRAFYGSAWGGAYRQTSTGVYTNAVYGFTKMMLDYAELTRPTHLVVGWDVASRESLVRSQWYDGYKSNRQAAPDELIPQFDLVKEVTDAFSVPNLGCPGFEGDDVLGTLSTRLSEEGHEVIIATGDYDSLQLISERVSVKILKNGGKHEHYNPASLLALRGITPEQVVDVKALMGDASDCIPGCPGIGEKTATKLITEHGDLDNLYVNLASCTPKMRGKLEENRDQVYLSRKLATIIRDVPVEYALEDALWEYDRQVVQNKFDELEFGRTMAARVG, encoded by the coding sequence GTGAGTAATTCAGGAAAAGTACTGCTCATCGATGGCATGAGCTTTTTATTTCGCGCCTTTTATGGTTCTGCTTGGGGTGGAGCCTATCGCCAGACTTCAACAGGTGTGTACACAAATGCGGTTTATGGATTTACCAAAATGATGCTCGATTACGCAGAGTTGACACGTCCTACTCATCTCGTGGTCGGCTGGGATGTCGCTTCGCGCGAGTCCTTAGTGCGCAGTCAATGGTATGACGGTTATAAATCAAATCGCCAAGCAGCACCGGATGAGCTCATTCCACAATTCGATTTGGTAAAAGAAGTAACGGATGCGTTCTCAGTTCCGAACTTGGGCTGCCCAGGCTTTGAAGGCGATGATGTATTGGGTACGCTCTCTACACGTCTTTCCGAAGAAGGACACGAGGTCATCATTGCAACAGGTGATTACGATAGCTTGCAGTTGATATCTGAGCGAGTCAGCGTAAAAATCCTCAAAAATGGTGGCAAACATGAGCATTATAATCCAGCGAGCCTCTTGGCATTGCGTGGAATTACACCTGAACAGGTCGTTGATGTCAAAGCTTTAATGGGAGATGCATCTGACTGTATCCCAGGCTGTCCAGGAATTGGTGAGAAAACAGCGACAAAACTGATTACTGAGCATGGTGATCTGGACAACCTATATGTAAATCTGGCAAGCTGTACGCCTAAAATGCGCGGAAAGCTGGAAGAGAACCGCGATCAGGTGTACTTGAGCAGAAAGCTCGCTACGATTATTCGGGATGTTCCGGTGGAGTATGCGCTGGAGGATGCCTTATGGGAATACGATCGTCAAGTCGTTCAGAACAAATTCGATGAGCTTGAATTCGGACGTACGATGGCAGCGAGAGTTGGCTAA
- a CDS encoding alpha/beta-type small acid-soluble spore protein: protein MANNNSGSNNLVVPQANQALDQLKYEIASEFGVNLGPDTTSRQNGSVGGEITKRLVSFAEQQLAGRQV from the coding sequence ATGGCTAACAACAACTCTGGCAGCAACAACCTGGTAGTTCCTCAAGCGAACCAAGCTTTGGATCAACTGAAGTATGAGATTGCATCTGAATTCGGTGTAAATCTCGGACCAGACACTACTTCTCGCCAAAACGGTTCTGTTGGTGGAGAAATTACCAAGCGTCTGGTAAGCTTCGCAGAGCAACAATTGGCAGGTCGTCAAGTTTAA
- a CDS encoding M23 family metallopeptidase, whose protein sequence is MFKSMVSLMLVSALTLVSGTSIFSQTVEGVYAQTTKQQPAISVTPAKTYPGDVIFVRSKEPQTVTVFSQNYRLQKTQDEYARFIPIPFDMKAGTYKVTSADNKHSVTVTIAPKKFEVDKLTVSKQLNKMRQDTKRINADQKKINAARSSSSAIPYFSEPFQQPAVGTLTTPFGYQRVVNGVPANRHAAIDIANKTGTPIGASNHGKVVLADSLYLTGNTIIIDHGLNIFSIYAHLSKLDVKTGQEVKQGQVIGQIGSTGFSTGPHLHYGMLVGNTYVNPQPFFDASPFLWK, encoded by the coding sequence ATGTTCAAATCAATGGTTAGTCTCATGTTGGTCTCAGCATTGACGCTCGTCTCTGGGACAAGTATATTCAGCCAGACAGTAGAAGGGGTTTACGCCCAAACAACGAAACAACAACCAGCAATCAGCGTAACGCCAGCCAAAACATATCCTGGGGACGTTATTTTTGTACGCAGTAAAGAGCCACAAACCGTAACGGTATTCTCTCAGAATTATCGTTTGCAAAAGACACAGGATGAGTATGCCCGGTTTATCCCAATTCCTTTTGACATGAAAGCAGGGACCTATAAAGTCACCTCTGCTGACAACAAGCATTCCGTAACGGTGACAATCGCACCGAAAAAATTCGAAGTAGACAAGCTCACGGTAAGTAAACAGCTCAACAAAATGCGACAGGATACGAAGCGAATCAATGCCGATCAAAAAAAGATCAATGCAGCCAGATCAAGCTCAAGTGCGATTCCGTATTTCTCTGAGCCGTTTCAACAGCCAGCAGTCGGAACATTAACGACTCCATTCGGCTACCAGCGCGTAGTAAATGGTGTACCAGCCAACCGGCACGCGGCGATTGACATCGCGAACAAAACAGGAACGCCAATTGGGGCGAGCAACCACGGGAAAGTGGTTCTGGCCGACTCTTTATACTTAACAGGCAATACGATCATCATCGATCACGGGTTAAATATTTTTTCCATATATGCTCACTTGTCCAAGCTAGATGTCAAGACAGGGCAAGAAGTGAAACAGGGACAGGTGATTGGACAAATAGGTAGCACCGGTTTTTCTACAGGTCCTCACCTTCATTACGGTATGTTAGTGGGTAATACGTATGTAAATCCGCAGCCGTTTTTTGATGCATCACCTTTCCTCTGGAAGTAA
- a CDS encoding GTP pyrophosphokinase yields MRVTNVPSKVLNNMVHFLAPYEQAVEELKLKLKGIKYGFQKSGRYSPIEFVVGRVKKVDSLVKKANEKGIDFLGDHWQSDVAKEVQDIAGLRIVCRYVDDVREVQQLLQEREDIVIHDVKDYIAAPKESGYRSIHMIVSYTVYHGSEKRTLFCEIQIRTLGMNFWATNEHELRYKYAGNIPTDVLEQLHEASVITHQLDVLMNNLRQEILTPAEVDTTLEEKLEEIFSLYVKQDLDSAAALYREHVSGFEEAFADNPKFKMIHDLLGIRLK; encoded by the coding sequence ATGAGAGTCACAAATGTGCCAAGCAAAGTGCTCAACAACATGGTTCATTTCTTGGCGCCGTATGAACAGGCAGTTGAAGAGCTAAAGTTAAAACTAAAGGGAATTAAATACGGCTTTCAAAAAAGCGGCCGTTATTCTCCCATTGAATTTGTTGTCGGACGAGTGAAAAAAGTCGACAGTTTAGTAAAGAAGGCGAACGAAAAAGGAATCGACTTTTTGGGAGATCATTGGCAAAGTGACGTCGCCAAGGAAGTCCAGGATATCGCGGGCCTTCGAATCGTATGCCGCTATGTAGACGACGTGCGCGAGGTGCAGCAGTTGTTGCAGGAGCGGGAGGATATTGTCATTCACGATGTCAAAGACTATATAGCAGCTCCGAAGGAATCCGGCTACCGAAGTATTCACATGATCGTTTCGTATACGGTCTACCATGGCAGTGAAAAGAGAACACTTTTTTGTGAGATCCAAATCCGTACATTGGGAATGAACTTCTGGGCGACAAATGAACATGAACTGCGCTACAAATATGCGGGCAATATTCCGACAGACGTGTTGGAGCAGCTTCATGAAGCGTCTGTAATCACACATCAGCTCGACGTGTTGATGAACAATTTGCGCCAAGAGATTCTCACACCGGCAGAAGTTGATACGACATTGGAAGAAAAATTGGAAGAAATATTTTCTTTGTACGTTAAGCAGGATTTGGATTCCGCGGCAGCCTTGTACAGGGAACATGTCAGTGGTTTCGAAGAGGCTTTTGCGGACAATCCTAAGTTTAAAATGATTCACGATTTGTTGGGAATACGGTTGAAATAA
- a CDS encoding D-alanyl-D-alanine carboxypeptidase family protein, with translation MRFLLTNLLVVVMVLFNLGMPSAFAEETSSLEPNTLTGQSAILIDATTGQVLFEKNPHEKLYPASITKIATGIYAIEKGNLDDTVTVSKKARREEGTRVYLEEGEKISLRNLLYGLLMNSGNDAGTAIAEHMSQTTERFAVDLNAYLKEKVGVTETNFSNPHGLHDPNHYTTVADMAKISRYAMKNPVFREIVGTKRLPWHGQTWETVLVNHNKLLRDYEGATGIKNGFTDQAMHTLVGSAKRGDMELIAVTMKASTSANAYKDVKKLLDFGFQGFETKPIAKKGDSFSEAAVPGNNSAVTYTAKEDLYATVPKGVEPLVELKADGSLSVQAGKLAISYPLLRHDPPAPAPVFGDAESGNAHPLARYSVLIVWLGMNLFLIVYTFSRVQRNKRIRERSLQRRFY, from the coding sequence ATGCGCTTTTTACTAACGAACCTACTCGTTGTGGTGATGGTTTTGTTCAACCTAGGCATGCCTTCTGCTTTTGCCGAGGAGACATCAAGCCTGGAGCCTAACACTCTCACTGGACAATCAGCCATTCTGATTGATGCTACAACGGGACAAGTCTTGTTTGAAAAGAACCCTCATGAGAAGTTGTACCCTGCTAGTATTACGAAAATCGCAACAGGTATTTACGCGATTGAAAAAGGGAATCTGGATGACACTGTCACCGTCTCAAAAAAAGCACGTCGTGAAGAAGGAACACGTGTTTATTTGGAAGAGGGAGAAAAGATTTCCCTCCGCAATTTGTTGTACGGACTGCTCATGAATTCGGGTAACGACGCTGGTACAGCGATTGCGGAGCATATGAGCCAGACGACAGAGCGTTTTGCAGTGGACTTGAACGCCTATTTGAAAGAAAAAGTAGGTGTCACCGAAACGAATTTTAGCAATCCACACGGACTGCATGATCCGAATCATTACACGACTGTCGCTGACATGGCCAAAATTTCACGGTACGCGATGAAAAATCCCGTTTTCAGGGAAATTGTCGGTACAAAGCGCCTGCCTTGGCATGGGCAAACGTGGGAAACAGTGCTAGTGAATCATAACAAGCTCTTGCGCGATTACGAAGGGGCGACTGGCATCAAAAACGGTTTCACAGATCAAGCGATGCATACGCTGGTAGGCTCCGCCAAGAGGGGAGACATGGAGCTCATCGCTGTCACGATGAAGGCCTCTACGAGTGCAAATGCATACAAAGATGTAAAAAAGCTACTGGACTTTGGTTTTCAAGGATTTGAGACCAAACCAATCGCCAAAAAAGGCGATTCCTTTTCAGAAGCAGCTGTTCCGGGCAACAACTCGGCTGTGACTTATACAGCCAAGGAGGACTTGTATGCGACGGTTCCCAAAGGTGTGGAGCCTTTGGTAGAGCTAAAAGCAGATGGGAGCCTGTCTGTCCAGGCTGGCAAGCTAGCGATCTCTTATCCGTTGCTTCGTCATGATCCGCCAGCTCCAGCTCCTGTATTTGGGGATGCAGAAAGTGGCAACGCACATCCACTGGCCCGCTATAGCGTATTAATCGTCTGGTTAGGAATGAACCTTTTCTTAATCGTGTATACGTTTTCCCGTGTGCAGAGGAATAAACGAATTCGCGAGCGCAGTCTTCAACGGCGGTTCTACTAA
- a CDS encoding glycosyltransferase, whose product MDNRIFNCPAVSVIIPMSDNARNMKKLLTFVKRIDPHTEVIVVCNGVGSQEAILSNEWGAQVISTDLDVDSHEARVIGSAHARGDVVLFIDEYLAMPLLYLKKYVTLVKKGSDVIITTCPDHWVTKRGKRSALSAYCLLNHLLCQKSMGSASFENIPFALSRNALEALGSKNLCNPAVALVLASVLGLKITTIAPFAAEKQSTGTRDILRKDIRTIFREHAKAIQLLTGGTKLRSAEQDGQRHRDLVLSSDVLHLRSVIHLESRVKEGGGWGGKRKAKYARSHKKTQRRAH is encoded by the coding sequence ATGGACAACCGAATCTTTAATTGCCCTGCCGTGTCCGTCATCATCCCAATGAGTGACAACGCCAGGAATATGAAGAAACTGCTCACTTTTGTCAAAAGAATAGATCCACACACGGAAGTAATCGTCGTGTGCAACGGAGTCGGCTCCCAAGAAGCTATCCTGTCCAATGAATGGGGAGCACAAGTCATTTCAACGGATTTGGACGTAGACAGCCATGAGGCAAGAGTGATCGGCTCTGCTCACGCGAGGGGAGACGTTGTTCTTTTTATCGACGAGTACCTCGCCATGCCTCTCTTATACTTGAAGAAATATGTCACCCTGGTTAAAAAGGGATCGGATGTCATTATCACAACATGCCCTGACCATTGGGTAACGAAAAGAGGAAAACGTTCAGCACTCAGTGCCTATTGCCTGTTGAATCATCTTCTATGTCAAAAAAGCATGGGCTCGGCTTCCTTTGAAAATATTCCCTTTGCCTTGAGCAGAAATGCTCTGGAGGCACTTGGTTCCAAGAATTTATGCAATCCAGCAGTTGCGTTGGTTCTAGCGTCTGTCTTGGGGCTCAAAATAACGACAATCGCCCCGTTTGCCGCGGAAAAACAATCAACAGGCACTCGTGATATCCTGCGAAAAGACATCCGTACGATTTTTCGGGAGCATGCGAAGGCAATCCAGTTACTAACGGGTGGAACGAAGCTGCGAAGCGCAGAGCAGGATGGCCAACGACACCGCGACTTGGTGCTTTCATCGGACGTTTTGCATTTGCGCTCGGTCATTCATCTAGAATCGCGGGTTAAGGAGGGCGGTGGATGGGGTGGCAAACGCAAAGCGAAATATGCGAGATCCCACAAAAAAACGCAGAGAAGAGCACATTAA